One Tamlana carrageenivorans genomic region harbors:
- a CDS encoding IS256 family transposase, with amino-acid sequence MKKEDFLNDDFLKQFKTGDELTSFLKSIQKRGIEKMLEGELDAHLDYEKHQQSNNSNTRNGYGSKRIKTALGETNIKVPRDREASFNPMLVPKRTNMVDGIENVIISLYAKGMSNSDIEEQIREVYDFDVSTSTISRITDKVTNDIIAWQNRPLEPVYLITWMDGIVFKVRENSKVINKTMYIAVGLRRDGKKEVLGLWLGKNESAAFWMSVLTDMKARGVQDLLITATDNLNGFTDTIKNVFPESKTQICVVHQIRNACRYVVWKDKKEFAKDMKNIYDAPTKNAAKAALEDFAQKWEHKYSYAIKSWRENWDELTAFYEFPVEIRKIIYTTNLIENLNGKIRKYTKNKLSFPTDEAVMKSTFLALREATKKWSMPIRNWGIILNQFLTIFEKRVQL; translated from the coding sequence ATGAAGAAAGAAGATTTTCTAAACGACGATTTTTTAAAACAGTTCAAAACAGGAGACGAACTAACCTCTTTTCTAAAATCCATCCAAAAGCGAGGTATTGAAAAGATGCTAGAAGGAGAACTTGACGCTCATTTAGACTATGAGAAACATCAGCAATCCAATAATAGCAATACCCGTAACGGCTATGGATCTAAAAGGATAAAAACAGCTTTAGGAGAGACTAATATTAAAGTTCCCAGAGACCGAGAAGCTTCTTTTAACCCTATGCTGGTTCCTAAACGCACAAACATGGTTGACGGCATAGAAAACGTCATTATCAGCCTTTATGCCAAGGGTATGAGTAATTCTGATATTGAAGAGCAAATCCGAGAAGTTTACGATTTTGATGTATCTACATCTACCATATCACGTATCACAGATAAAGTTACCAATGATATTATTGCTTGGCAAAACAGACCCCTGGAGCCCGTATATTTAATTACTTGGATGGATGGTATTGTATTTAAGGTTCGGGAGAACTCTAAAGTCATTAACAAAACCATGTACATCGCCGTTGGACTCCGCAGAGATGGTAAAAAGGAAGTCTTAGGACTTTGGCTGGGTAAGAATGAATCGGCAGCCTTTTGGATGAGTGTACTAACCGATATGAAAGCCAGAGGCGTTCAGGATTTGCTTATCACGGCCACAGATAATCTTAACGGTTTCACCGACACCATTAAAAATGTTTTTCCTGAATCTAAAACCCAAATTTGCGTGGTACATCAGATTCGTAACGCTTGTCGCTATGTTGTTTGGAAAGACAAGAAGGAATTTGCAAAAGACATGAAGAATATCTATGATGCACCCACCAAAAACGCAGCAAAAGCTGCTCTAGAGGACTTTGCTCAGAAATGGGAACACAAGTACTCTTATGCTATTAAAAGCTGGAGAGAAAACTGGGATGAGCTTACTGCTTTTTATGAATTTCCTGTTGAAATTAGAAAAATCATTTACACTACCAACCTTATTGAAAACCTTAATGGAAAAATCAGAAAGTACACTAAAAACAAGCTCTCATTCCCAACAGATGAGGCTGTTATGAAGTCCACTTTTTTAGCCCTTAGAGAGGCTACCAAAAAATGGTCGATGCCTATTAGGAACTGGGGCATTATTTTAAACCAGTTTTTAACTATATTTGAAAAAAGGGTTCAACTTTAA
- a CDS encoding type IIL restriction-modification enzyme MmeI, with product MKSTEIQHNVQNVINNFSKEDFVFDLLLAYGISKTSVTRLKKGDYNLSKIAGEVLYKKKIYFKVEATDKLLSSIDAITKEERILKHKPRFAILTDYKQIVAKDLRLGKNLDVEIKDLPNYFDFFLPLAGSEVYHASNDNEADRNASYKMASLYDLLIEENRHYPVKCVSYKSRV from the coding sequence TTGAAATCCACTGAAATACAACATAACGTTCAGAACGTAATCAACAACTTCTCAAAAGAAGATTTTGTATTCGATTTATTGCTTGCCTATGGCATATCGAAAACTTCGGTAACCCGATTAAAAAAAGGTGATTATAATTTATCTAAGATTGCTGGAGAAGTTCTTTATAAAAAGAAAATTTACTTTAAAGTAGAAGCAACCGATAAACTGCTAAGTAGCATTGACGCTATTACAAAAGAAGAACGCATCTTAAAACACAAACCAAGATTTGCTATTCTTACCGACTACAAACAAATTGTTGCCAAAGACTTACGTTTAGGTAAAAATTTAGATGTAGAAATAAAGGACCTCCCAAATTATTTCGACTTCTTTTTACCTTTAGCAGGCAGCGAGGTTTACCATGCAAGCAATGATAATGAAGCCGATAGAAACGCGTCTTACAAAATGGCTTCGTTGTACGATTTGTTAATTGAGGAAAATCGACACTATCCCGTAAAGTGTGTAAGTTATAAATCGAGGGTTTAG
- a CDS encoding helix-turn-helix domain-containing protein — protein MNRIKEVLDKKGIKQIWLSEQLGKSYNMVHSYAQNKRQPSIENLYKIAEILNVDIKELLISNKTDQNTK, from the coding sequence GTGAATCGAATAAAAGAGGTTTTGGACAAAAAAGGGATTAAGCAAATTTGGTTGTCCGAACAATTAGGGAAGAGTTATAATATGGTTCATTCCTATGCTCAAAACAAAAGGCAACCGAGTATTGAAAATCTGTACAAGATTGCAGAGATTCTAAATGTTGATATTAAGGAATTGCTGATTTCTAACAAAACCGATCAAAACACGAAATGA
- the miaA gene encoding tRNA (adenosine(37)-N6)-dimethylallyltransferase MiaA: MNSKAKYLIAVVGPTAIGKTTLSIKLAQHFHTEIISADSRQFFKEMSIGTAAPTPDELAAAPHHFIQHKSIQENYNVGAFEKEALGCLDDLFQKHDVVIMVGGSGLYVDAVTKGLDYFPEVDPSIRENLNKTLEKEGLETLQNKLKDLDLKSYNTIVIDNPHRVIRALEICIGTNKPYSSFLNKGKEKRHFNTITVGLTANREIIYDRINKRVDIMMAQGLLEEVKRLQEYQNLNALNTVGYKEIFNYLNGEWPLDFAVSEIKKNSRRFAKRQLTWFKRNEETLWFDYLDPLDAILKAIEKTQVETLE; this comes from the coding sequence ATCAATTCAAAAGCCAAATATTTAATTGCTGTTGTTGGACCTACGGCCATAGGAAAAACGACGTTAAGCATTAAGCTCGCGCAACATTTTCATACCGAAATCATTTCGGCCGATTCACGTCAGTTTTTCAAAGAAATGAGTATCGGAACCGCGGCTCCTACTCCCGACGAACTTGCCGCTGCACCTCATCATTTTATTCAGCATAAATCCATTCAAGAAAATTACAATGTTGGCGCTTTCGAAAAAGAGGCTTTAGGTTGTCTAGATGATTTATTCCAAAAACACGATGTTGTGATTATGGTTGGTGGCTCAGGCTTATATGTTGATGCTGTAACTAAAGGCTTGGATTATTTTCCCGAAGTCGATCCCAGTATCCGAGAAAATCTCAATAAAACACTTGAAAAAGAAGGCTTAGAAACGTTACAAAACAAACTCAAAGACTTAGATCTAAAAAGCTACAACACCATCGTGATTGACAATCCGCACCGCGTGATTAGAGCCTTAGAAATTTGTATTGGAACCAACAAACCGTATTCGTCATTTTTAAATAAAGGCAAAGAAAAAAGACACTTCAACACCATAACCGTTGGCTTAACTGCAAATCGTGAAATTATCTACGACCGTATCAATAAACGTGTGGATATTATGATGGCACAAGGTTTACTAGAAGAAGTGAAACGTTTACAAGAATATCAAAACTTAAACGCTTTAAACACGGTAGGTTACAAGGAAATATTCAATTATCTAAATGGAGAATGGCCTTTAGATTTTGCAGTTTCAGAAATCAAAAAAAATTCACGCCGCTTTGCAAAACGCCAATTGACTTGGTTTAAACGCAATGAAGAAACTTTGTGGTTTGATTATTTGGATCCTTTAGATGCAATTCTTAAAGCTATAGAAAAGACACAGGTTGAAACTCTAGAATAA
- a CDS encoding DUF4097 family beta strand repeat-containing protein translates to MNRIIKHRIVIMLCLFLTGNLFAQQKLTKVSQAIKVNKDVKIDLNTSHCNIVFDTWNRDTVEIEAYIEGDQLSAEDLQKALKAWHIDVDASTDQVRIITKGSGPQVWVVNTTAYEDDEAVEAIIKELKYELADIPDVDIHVEVPLAPDAPMPPGFPEMPQLPELPELPELPELPEGVTDVRFDYEAYKKEGDKYLDKYSKKIELKYGDDFAKKMEAWGERLAKQLESQTARIEAQQKRAEAMQARRLAERARMHATQTEERILLQEDRQRKIERMVKSHGDAKVKRTIKIKMPKNSKLKVKVKYGEIEFADNVENLKADLDYTKLKAQGIDGSLTSISASYSPINIANWNAGALQLNYVDKAELHAVNHLTLNLNSSKITIDNLMKSAVIDGNIGDLKILNISDKFSSLNVILQNSNAKIKLPETACHFQYKGTRSRFSHPKKSAKENLSTFSTGSLDSGKSIVVNAKFSTVGMEE, encoded by the coding sequence ATGAACAGAATTATAAAACATAGAATTGTAATCATGTTGTGCTTGTTTCTAACAGGAAACCTGTTTGCACAACAAAAATTAACCAAAGTATCTCAAGCGATTAAAGTCAATAAAGATGTTAAAATCGATTTGAACACCAGTCATTGTAACATTGTTTTTGATACTTGGAATAGGGATACCGTTGAAATTGAAGCTTATATTGAAGGCGATCAACTTAGCGCTGAAGATTTACAAAAAGCTTTAAAGGCTTGGCATATTGATGTCGATGCCTCTACAGATCAAGTGCGTATTATTACAAAAGGTAGCGGACCTCAGGTTTGGGTGGTAAATACCACAGCCTATGAAGACGATGAAGCTGTTGAAGCCATTATTAAGGAGTTAAAATATGAATTGGCTGATATTCCAGATGTAGATATTCACGTTGAAGTGCCACTAGCTCCCGATGCGCCTATGCCTCCTGGGTTTCCCGAGATGCCTCAATTACCAGAATTGCCGGAACTTCCGGAGCTTCCAGAATTGCCTGAAGGTGTTACCGATGTGCGTTTTGATTACGAAGCGTATAAAAAGGAAGGTGATAAGTATTTAGATAAATATTCAAAGAAAATTGAACTGAAGTATGGCGATGACTTTGCGAAAAAAATGGAAGCCTGGGGCGAACGCCTTGCCAAGCAATTGGAGAGTCAAACCGCTAGGATAGAGGCACAGCAAAAAAGAGCGGAAGCGATGCAAGCCAGACGATTGGCCGAAAGGGCAAGAATGCATGCCACACAAACCGAAGAGCGTATTTTATTGCAAGAAGATAGACAGCGAAAAATAGAACGCATGGTTAAAAGTCACGGCGATGCCAAAGTGAAAAGGACGATTAAAATAAAAATGCCTAAAAACTCAAAGTTAAAAGTGAAAGTAAAATATGGTGAAATTGAATTTGCCGATAATGTAGAAAATTTAAAAGCAGATTTAGATTATACCAAACTTAAAGCACAAGGTATTGATGGGAGTTTAACTTCCATCAGTGCTTCTTATTCGCCAATTAATATCGCCAACTGGAATGCTGGCGCCTTGCAATTAAATTATGTAGATAAAGCAGAATTACATGCGGTGAATCACCTGACTTTAAATTTAAACTCTTCAAAAATCACCATTGATAATTTGATGAAAAGCGCTGTGATTGATGGAAATATTGGCGATTTGAAAATTTTAAATATTAGTGATAAGTTTTCTAGCCTTAATGTGATCCTTCAAAACTCAAATGCCAAAATAAAACTACCAGAAACTGCATGTCATTTCCAGTATAAAGGCACACGATCTCGCTTTTCGCATCCTAAAAAATCGGCTAAAGAAAACCTTTCTACTTTTTCAACAGGGTCACTGGATAGCGGAAAAAGTATCGTGGTTAATGCGAAGTTTAGCACGGTAGGGATGGAGGAGTAG
- a CDS encoding RNA polymerase sigma factor has protein sequence MFHIDIIEQCKKNNRKAQMQLYNQYCDGMYIVAKRFLKDAADAEDVVQEAFINAFTKLHQYNAEVTFGAWLKRIVVNKSIDLIKARKADFVALDEVHLKVVDTEKDSKWLVDEAITLSDVKTAIEKLPDKYQYVVMLFLVEGYDHQEISEILGISQVASRTQLSRGKVKLQELLKLKKNGARY, from the coding sequence ATGTTTCATATTGATATTATTGAACAGTGCAAAAAAAATAACCGTAAGGCTCAAATGCAGTTGTACAACCAGTACTGCGATGGTATGTATATTGTAGCTAAACGGTTTTTAAAAGATGCTGCCGATGCCGAAGATGTTGTACAAGAAGCATTTATAAATGCCTTTACAAAACTTCATCAATACAATGCAGAAGTGACTTTTGGCGCTTGGTTAAAACGTATTGTTGTTAATAAAAGTATCGATTTAATTAAAGCTAGAAAAGCCGATTTTGTGGCTTTAGATGAGGTGCACCTCAAAGTCGTCGATACCGAAAAAGACAGCAAATGGTTGGTTGACGAGGCGATTACATTATCTGATGTAAAAACAGCCATAGAAAAATTACCAGACAAATATCAATATGTTGTGATGCTTTTTTTAGTAGAAGGCTACGACCATCAAGAGATTTCCGAAATATTGGGCATTTCTCAGGTGGCCTCTAGAACACAATTATCAAGAGGAAAAGTGAAGTTACAAGAATTATTAAAACTTAAAAAAAATGGCGCGAGATATTAA
- a CDS encoding DUF2911 domain-containing protein yields MNTFLKRVLILLSLVALGLFLYSVFVENIFAPRLSPKDTVEFKLNDLELEIFYNRPFKKNREIFGALVPYNQVWRTGANEATTFETNENLEINGMPLPPGKYTLWTVPKDSTWTVIFNSKQYKWGVNAEMQPMWDPNYDVITTEVPVQKLDNTVEQFTIAFDNSTDNLFLTMAWDDVKIALPLK; encoded by the coding sequence ATGAACACCTTTTTAAAACGCGTCCTAATACTCTTATCATTGGTAGCTTTAGGATTATTTTTATATTCTGTTTTTGTTGAAAATATTTTCGCACCTCGTTTAAGTCCGAAAGACACTGTGGAATTTAAATTAAACGATTTAGAATTAGAAATTTTTTACAATAGACCTTTTAAGAAGAACCGTGAAATTTTTGGAGCCTTGGTTCCTTACAATCAAGTTTGGCGTACGGGAGCAAACGAAGCGACCACTTTTGAAACCAATGAAAACCTTGAAATTAACGGCATGCCATTACCACCAGGAAAATATACCTTATGGACGGTACCAAAAGACTCTACTTGGACCGTAATATTCAATTCTAAACAATACAAATGGGGTGTAAATGCTGAAATGCAACCTATGTGGGATCCCAATTACGATGTGATCACTACCGAAGTTCCAGTTCAAAAATTAGATAATACGGTAGAACAGTTTACCATCGCTTTTGATAATTCTACCGACAACCTCTTTTTAACCATGGCTTGGGATGATGTAAAAATCGCCTTGCCATTGAAATAG
- the meaB gene encoding methylmalonyl Co-A mutase-associated GTPase MeaB, whose product MSKPKKTSIQENEGVSISEITNPEAIERFKSRRNKTIDVDDLISSLLNKNISALSRAITIVESEHPKHTAQASAITKACLPKANKSIRIGITGVPGVGKSTFIEAFGHHLSRQGKRIAVLAIDPSSSITKGSILGDKTRMEDLVKNKNVFIRPSASGNSLGGVARKTRESIVLCEAAGFDVVIIETVGVGQSETTVHSMVDFFLLLKLPGAGDELQGIKRGIIEMADAIAINKADGDNLKKAKVAQTDFKNALHLYPNNKSEWQPQVSLCSALNKVGIDAIWQQVLDYVQITSANHYFNEKRHEQNKYWLIQTIESQLKADFFNKPEIKAALKEQLQLLDLNKTTPFAAAEYLLKLKH is encoded by the coding sequence GTGTCTAAACCTAAAAAAACATCCATTCAAGAAAATGAAGGGGTTTCAATTTCTGAAATCACAAACCCCGAGGCCATAGAGCGCTTTAAATCCAGACGCAACAAAACCATTGATGTTGATGATTTAATTTCGAGTCTTCTTAACAAAAACATATCAGCCCTTAGTCGTGCCATTACCATCGTTGAAAGCGAACATCCAAAACATACAGCTCAGGCAAGTGCCATTACAAAAGCCTGTTTGCCCAAGGCTAATAAATCGATCCGAATTGGTATTACTGGCGTTCCTGGCGTAGGGAAAAGCACGTTTATTGAAGCTTTTGGCCATCACTTAAGTCGGCAGGGTAAACGCATTGCTGTACTCGCCATAGACCCCAGTAGCAGCATTACTAAAGGCAGTATTTTAGGAGATAAAACCCGCATGGAGGATTTAGTAAAAAATAAAAATGTTTTTATTAGACCGTCTGCTTCGGGCAACTCATTAGGTGGTGTAGCAAGAAAAACCCGGGAGTCTATTGTTTTGTGTGAAGCCGCTGGTTTTGATGTGGTAATTATTGAAACCGTAGGAGTGGGACAAAGTGAAACTACCGTGCATAGTATGGTCGATTTCTTTTTATTACTGAAACTTCCAGGGGCTGGTGATGAGCTGCAAGGCATAAAACGAGGCATCATTGAAATGGCCGATGCCATAGCCATTAATAAGGCCGATGGTGACAACCTCAAAAAAGCTAAAGTAGCGCAAACCGATTTTAAAAATGCGCTACACCTCTACCCCAATAATAAATCGGAATGGCAACCCCAAGTTAGTCTTTGTAGTGCTTTGAATAAAGTAGGTATTGATGCGATTTGGCAGCAGGTTTTAGACTATGTTCAAATCACTTCAGCTAACCATTACTTCAATGAAAAGCGCCATGAACAAAATAAGTATTGGCTCATTCAAACGATTGAATCTCAATTAAAAGCAGATTTCTTCAATAAACCAGAAATAAAAGCGGCTTTGAAAGAACAGTTGCAACTTCTCGACCTTAATAAAACAACGCCTTTTGCAGCTGCAGAATATCTTTTGAAACTAAAGCATTAA
- a CDS encoding phosphatase PAP2 family protein — translation MTIDELLKYDTELFLYLNNLGSETWDQLWLLITDELTFIPLYAILLYLIYKKLGLKSLLILVVVIALMITFTDQITNVFKRGFERLRPCREPSIADQVRFIAVRCGKYGFFSGHASNSMAAAIFAGLMLKPYYKYLIGILIVWSFIVAYSRIYVGVHYPLDLLCGLTFGGFGGTLFYVIAQFLLKRYARD, via the coding sequence ATGACGATTGACGAATTACTAAAGTACGACACCGAGCTTTTCTTATATCTAAACAATTTAGGGTCTGAAACCTGGGATCAGCTCTGGTTACTCATTACAGACGAACTTACGTTTATTCCGCTGTATGCCATTTTATTGTATTTGATTTATAAAAAACTGGGTTTAAAATCATTATTAATTCTCGTTGTTGTTATTGCTTTAATGATCACTTTTACAGATCAAATAACCAATGTGTTTAAACGTGGCTTTGAGCGTTTGCGTCCTTGTAGAGAACCTAGTATTGCCGATCAGGTGCGTTTTATTGCCGTTCGGTGTGGTAAATATGGATTTTTCTCTGGCCATGCCTCAAACTCTATGGCAGCCGCTATTTTTGCCGGGTTAATGTTAAAACCTTATTACAAATATTTGATAGGCATTCTAATAGTTTGGAGTTTTATTGTAGCCTATAGTAGAATTTATGTTGGCGTGCATTATCCTTTAGACTTGTTATGCGGATTAACCTTTGGGGGTTTTGGAGGTACTTTGTTTTATGTCATAGCACAGTTTTTGCTTAAGCGCTATGCTAGAGATTAA
- a CDS encoding MATE family efflux transporter, with translation MNLSQYTKEFKYNWQLASPVMLGMLGHTFVSFVDNIMVGQLGTAELAAVSLGNSFMFIAMSLGIGFSTAITPVVAESDAANNFKEGKSAFKNGLFLCTVIGVILFFIVYFAKPLMYFMKQPVEVVELAIPYLDLVAVSLIPLVIFQGFKQFSDGMSMTRYPMYATLVGNVVNIVLNYVLIFGKFGFPELGIVGAAYGTLVSRILMVWYIWYLLKGKEKSKAFVTNIKFFVLDKLMIKKLLHLGSPSAMQMFFEVAIFTAAIWLSGLLGKNPQAANQIALNLSSMTFMVATGLSVAAMIRVGNQKGLKAYFELRRIAFSLFLMGTLLAVLFALFFSVFHEYLPKIYVDFDDAKNLADNKEVVGIASKLLIAAAIFQISDSIQVLVLGALRGLQDVKIPTLITFISYWLVGFPISWFLGKEEAYGSFGIWIGLLAGLTTAAILLYIRFNYLTKRLILSNNKS, from the coding sequence ATGAATTTATCGCAGTACACCAAAGAGTTTAAATATAATTGGCAACTTGCCTCTCCAGTGATGTTGGGGATGCTTGGTCATACCTTTGTGAGTTTTGTAGATAATATCATGGTAGGGCAATTGGGTACAGCCGAATTAGCAGCCGTTTCTTTAGGGAATAGTTTTATGTTTATTGCCATGTCTTTGGGAATCGGATTTTCAACAGCAATAACGCCTGTGGTTGCAGAATCGGATGCCGCGAACAATTTTAAAGAAGGGAAATCGGCCTTTAAAAATGGCTTGTTTTTATGTACAGTTATTGGTGTTATCCTTTTTTTTATCGTTTATTTCGCTAAACCCCTCATGTACTTCATGAAGCAACCTGTAGAGGTGGTCGAGCTAGCCATTCCATATTTGGATTTGGTGGCCGTGTCTTTAATTCCCTTGGTGATATTTCAAGGGTTTAAACAATTTAGCGATGGGATGTCCATGACACGATACCCCATGTATGCGACCTTAGTGGGCAATGTGGTTAATATTGTATTAAATTATGTCTTAATTTTTGGAAAGTTTGGCTTTCCGGAGTTGGGAATTGTTGGAGCGGCCTACGGAACTTTAGTGTCTCGAATTCTTATGGTATGGTACATCTGGTACTTACTTAAAGGAAAAGAAAAATCGAAAGCCTTTGTTACAAATATCAAGTTTTTTGTACTAGATAAATTAATGATTAAAAAGCTGCTGCATCTAGGTTCTCCTAGTGCCATGCAAATGTTTTTTGAAGTAGCTATTTTTACGGCAGCCATTTGGTTAAGCGGATTACTAGGGAAAAACCCCCAGGCAGCCAATCAAATTGCTTTAAACTTAAGTTCGATGACCTTTATGGTGGCTACCGGTTTGAGTGTAGCGGCTATGATTCGAGTTGGAAATCAAAAGGGATTAAAAGCTTATTTTGAACTGCGTCGCATTGCCTTTTCATTGTTTCTAATGGGGACGCTGTTAGCCGTTTTATTTGCTTTATTTTTCTCTGTATTTCATGAGTATCTGCCTAAAATATATGTCGATTTTGACGATGCTAAAAACCTGGCCGATAATAAAGAGGTGGTTGGTATTGCTTCCAAATTATTAATTGCAGCAGCCATATTTCAAATTAGCGACAGTATTCAAGTGCTTGTATTAGGGGCTTTACGTGGGTTGCAGGATGTGAAAATTCCAACACTAATAACTTTTATTTCCTATTGGTTGGTAGGGTTCCCTATAAGTTGGTTTTTAGGTAAAGAAGAGGCTTATGGGAGTTTTGGAATTTGGATCGGACTTCTTGCCGGATTAACCACCGCTGCGATTTTATTGTATATAAGGTTTAATTATTTAACGAAAAGGTTAATTTTGTCAAACAACAAATCATAA